CCGGGATCTTCCGCGCGCTGGTGTGGATGGTGGCACCCAGCGCCAGGCACGCCGCGGGATAATCCGCCGCCGGGTCATTGTTGGCGATGGAACCGCCGATCGTGCCGCGGTGGCGCACATGGGGGTCGCCGATGCCCCCCGCCAGCGCCGCAACGCCGGGAATGGCCTTCTTCAGCGCCTTGTCGGAGGCAACGGCGGCATGTGTGGTGCCTGCCTGGATGACCACGGACTTCGCACCCACCTTCACGCCTGCGTTCTTCAGGCCTGAAAGATCGATGATGTCAGTGGGGGCGGCCAGGCCCTGCTTCATCGTCGGAAGAAGCGTGTGCCCTCCCGAGAGAAACTTGCCGTCTTTGGCCTTCTTCATCAGCTTGACAGCGTCTGCCACCTTGCTGGGACGGTGATAGTTGAAGTTTTCCATGTCTCTGTTTCCCGTCCTTATTCCGCAGCCTTCTTGAGACCCTGCACCGCATTCCACACTGCTTGTGGCGTGGCGGGCATGGCGATGTCGCGAATGCCAAGGGCATCCGTGACGGCGTTGATCACCGCCGGCGGCGAACCGATGGCACCTGCCTCGCCGCAGCCCTTCATGCCCATGGGATTGGTCGGGCAAGGCGTGCAGGTGAAGCCGAGGTTGAACGTCGGCACGTCGGCCGCGCGCGGCATGCGGTAGTCCATGTAGGACCCCGTCAGCAGCTGGCCCGAGGACTCGTCATAGACGCAAGCCTCCGCCAGCGCCTGGCCGATGCCCTGCGCGATGCCACCGTGCACCTGGCCTTCCACGATCATGGGATTGATCAGGTTGCCGAAGTCATCGACGCACGTGTAGTTGGCAACGGCCGTGACGCCCGTGTCCGGATCGATTTCGACTTCGCAGATGTGCACGCCGGCCGGGAACACGAAGTTCGCCGGATCGTGGAACGCACTTTCCTTGAGGCCGGGCTCGATTTCGGCGGAGTTGAACTTGTGGGCCACATAGGCCGCAAGTGCCACCTCGCCGAACGCCATCTTCTTGTCGGTGCCCTTCACGGCGAAGGAACCGCCCTTGAACTCCACGTCATCGACGGAAGCCTCCATGACGGCAGCCGCGACCTTCTTGGCCTTGGCCTCGATCTTGTCGAGGGCCTTGGAGATCGCATGCATGCCCACCGCACCCGAACGGGAGCCATAGGTGCCCATGCCGAATTGCACCTTGTCGGTGTCGCCATGCACGACCGAGACGCTGTTGATGTCAACGCCCAGACGGTCGGAGACCAGCTGCGCGAAGGTCGTTTCGTGTCCCTGGCCGTGGCTGTGCGATCCGGTGAGGATTTCGACCGTACCGACCGGGTTGACGCGGACTTCCGCCGATTCCCAAAGGCCGACACCGGCACCCAGCGAACCGATGGCCGCCGAAGGGGCGATGCCGCAGGCTTCGATGTAGGCGGAATAGCCGAGGCCGCGCAGCTTGCCATTCTTGGCCGAGGCCGCCTTGCGGGCTGCGAAGCCCTTCACGTCGGCCATTTCCTGTGCCTTGCGCAGCGAGGCATCATAGTCGCCCGCGTCGTAGCACATGATCACCGGCGTCTGGTGCGGGAACTGCGTGACGAAGTTCTTCCGGCGGAATTCGGCCGGGTCCATCTTCAGTTCGCGCGCTGCCGTTTCAACGAGCCGTTCGACGACATAGGTCGCCTCCGGACGCCCTGCTCCGCGATAGGCATCC
The nucleotide sequence above comes from Hyphomicrobiales bacterium. Encoded proteins:
- a CDS encoding xanthine dehydrogenase family protein molybdopterin-binding subunit — protein: MTGTGVGASVKRKEDQRYLTGKGQYTDDINMKAQSYAYFVRSPHAHATIKSINTKKAAAMPGVLGVFTGEHVKEDKIGGLICGWAITSKDGSAMKAGPHPILADGKVRYVGDHVAVVVAETKEQAKAAAALVDVKYAVLPHNVDAGKAMAGKAQVHDVAADNRVYNWSIGDEGNTAAAFKNAAHITTLDIVNNRLIPNAMEPRAAIGSYDTGSEAYTLYTTSQNPHVARLVISAFHGLCPEHKLRVIAPDVGGGFGSKIFIYAEEVVCVWVSKRVGGRPVKWTAERTESFLADAHGRDHVTKAELAMDSSGKITGLRVHTIASMGAYLSTFSSCVPTYLYATLLSGQYNIPSIYAEVDAVYTNTAPVDAYRGAGRPEATYVVERLVETAARELKMDPAEFRRKNFVTQFPHQTPVIMCYDAGDYDASLRKAQEMADVKGFAARKAASAKNGKLRGLGYSAYIEACGIAPSAAIGSLGAGVGLWESAEVRVNPVGTVEILTGSHSHGQGHETTFAQLVSDRLGVDINSVSVVHGDTDKVQFGMGTYGSRSGAVGMHAISKALDKIEAKAKKVAAAVMEASVDDVEFKGGSFAVKGTDKKMAFGEVALAAYVAHKFNSAEIEPGLKESAFHDPANFVFPAGVHICEVEIDPDTGVTAVANYTCVDDFGNLINPMIVEGQVHGGIAQGIGQALAEACVYDESSGQLLTGSYMDYRMPRAADVPTFNLGFTCTPCPTNPMGMKGCGEAGAIGSPPAVINAVTDALGIRDIAMPATPQAVWNAVQGLKKAAE
- a CDS encoding xanthine dehydrogenase family protein subunit M, whose protein sequence is MENFNYHRPSKVADAVKLMKKAKDGKFLSGGHTLLPTMKQGLAAPTDIIDLSGLKNAGVKVGAKSVVIQAGTTHAAVASDKALKKAIPGVAALAGGIGDPHVRHRGTIGGSIANNDPAADYPAACLALGATIHTSARKIPADKFFTGMFSTALKDDEVVTAVEFPLVAKSGYAKFPNPASLYAMVGVYVAQGKDGKARVAVTGAGPGVFRQADMEAALSKSFKADALAGIAVKPRGLNSDMHGSAAYRAHLISVMAKRALAAAK